A portion of the Paenibacillus marchantiae genome contains these proteins:
- a CDS encoding O-methyltransferase, translated as MNNVNGSTQQQTWRQVDDYLNTLLIPSDPLLEQALLTNAEAGLPAHDVAPNQGKLLQLLLQIQGATRVLEIGTLGGYSTIWMARALPENGRIVTLETDPRHAEMARTNITRAGLMHKVDLRVGPALTTLPDVQEEYREPFDFIFIDADKPSNPDYLRWALRLARPGSLIIGDNIVRDGEVINADSTDNRVQGVQSFLKLIADNPRLEATALQTVGTKGYDGFVIARVLKSPTAK; from the coding sequence ATGAACAATGTGAATGGTTCTACTCAACAGCAAACCTGGAGACAAGTCGACGACTATTTGAACACCTTATTAATCCCCTCGGATCCCCTGCTGGAGCAGGCACTACTTACCAATGCGGAAGCCGGCTTGCCCGCTCATGATGTAGCACCTAATCAAGGGAAATTGCTTCAACTCCTGCTTCAAATACAAGGCGCAACTCGTGTGCTGGAAATCGGGACGCTTGGCGGATACAGTACGATCTGGATGGCTAGAGCCCTTCCCGAAAACGGACGTATCGTCACACTGGAAACAGATCCACGCCATGCAGAGATGGCACGAACCAACATCACGCGTGCAGGACTTATGCACAAGGTTGATCTTCGAGTAGGTCCTGCCCTGACTACTCTTCCCGACGTTCAGGAAGAGTACAGAGAACCCTTTGATTTCATCTTCATCGATGCTGACAAACCGAGTAATCCAGACTATTTGCGATGGGCGCTGCGTCTGGCTCGTCCGGGAAGTCTGATTATTGGTGACAACATCGTCAGGGACGGTGAAGTTATCAATGCAGACAGTACGGACAACAGAGTTCAGGGCGTTCAGTCTTTCCTGAAATTAATTGCAGATAACCCGCGTCTTGAAGCTACAGCACTGCAGACTGTAGGCACTAAAGGCTACGATGGATTCGTGATTGCCCGAGTGCTGAAATCCCCTACTGCAAAATAA
- the treC gene encoding alpha,alpha-phosphotrehalase, with the protein MSSTNTTSSSWWKTSTVYQVYPKSFNDTTGSGTGDIRGLTEKLDYLQHLGIDIVWLQPVYVSPQHDNGYDVADYYRINPDFGTMEDFDELLKGLKARDMKLMIDIVVNHSSTDHEWFQQSRSSKDNPYRDYYIWKDPAPDGGVPNNWQSKFGGPAWQYDEQTGQYFLTLFDKTQADLNWENEQVRKAVRDMIKFWAEKGVDGFRMDVINLISKDQRFPDDDGSVSPGDGRKFYTDGPRVHEYITEMYEEVFGPHNMVTVGEMSSTTLEHCIKYSNPASREFSMTFNFHHLKVDYPNGQKWELMPYDFEAMKQLFSEWQTGMQAGGGWNALFLNNHDQPRALSRFADDGDYRAESAKMLATTIHGMQGTPYVYQGEEIGMPNPVWNDVSEFRDIESTNMYRLLQEERGKSAEEAFQIVKERSRDNSRTPMQWDGSENAGFTTGTPWIKVDERYPSIHVAQQMADPNSIYYHYRKLIALRKQVGVLTDGLYERLDDAHPDVFAYARTNGSETLLVVSNFSKRDVKFAFSEAVWNDHIAGKSAELLIGNTEVSPALEQEISLSPYSSYMWLVPQQD; encoded by the coding sequence ATGAGTTCAACCAACACAACTTCATCATCGTGGTGGAAGACTTCCACGGTGTATCAGGTATATCCCAAGAGTTTCAACGATACAACTGGATCGGGTACCGGAGACATTCGGGGATTGACCGAAAAGCTGGATTACTTGCAACATCTCGGTATTGATATCGTGTGGCTGCAGCCCGTATATGTTTCTCCACAGCATGATAACGGTTATGACGTAGCGGACTATTATCGGATTAATCCTGATTTTGGTACGATGGAAGATTTTGACGAACTGCTTAAAGGTCTGAAGGCACGTGACATGAAGCTGATGATTGATATCGTGGTGAATCACTCTTCTACGGATCATGAGTGGTTCCAGCAATCACGTTCTTCCAAGGATAACCCATATCGTGATTATTATATTTGGAAGGACCCTGCTCCGGACGGCGGTGTGCCGAATAACTGGCAATCCAAGTTCGGCGGACCTGCATGGCAGTATGATGAGCAGACAGGACAATATTTCCTGACGTTGTTTGACAAAACACAGGCTGATTTGAATTGGGAGAATGAGCAAGTACGCAAGGCAGTACGGGACATGATCAAGTTCTGGGCGGAGAAGGGTGTAGATGGTTTCCGTATGGACGTCATCAATCTGATCTCCAAGGACCAGCGTTTCCCCGACGATGATGGTAGCGTTTCCCCAGGCGACGGACGTAAGTTCTACACCGATGGACCACGTGTGCATGAGTACATTACAGAGATGTATGAAGAGGTGTTTGGACCACACAATATGGTAACGGTTGGGGAGATGTCCTCCACTACGCTGGAGCATTGCATCAAATATTCAAACCCTGCTTCCCGGGAATTCTCCATGACGTTTAACTTCCACCATCTGAAAGTGGATTATCCGAATGGACAGAAGTGGGAACTGATGCCTTACGATTTTGAAGCGATGAAACAGTTATTTAGTGAGTGGCAGACAGGAATGCAGGCAGGTGGGGGATGGAATGCGTTGTTCTTGAACAACCATGATCAACCGCGGGCGTTGTCTCGTTTCGCAGATGATGGCGATTACCGTGCTGAGAGTGCCAAAATGCTCGCTACGACCATTCATGGCATGCAGGGAACACCTTACGTATACCAAGGCGAAGAGATCGGGATGCCGAATCCAGTCTGGAATGACGTTAGCGAGTTCCGTGATATTGAATCGACCAATATGTACCGACTGCTTCAGGAAGAACGGGGCAAATCCGCTGAGGAGGCATTCCAAATTGTGAAAGAGCGTTCCCGGGACAATTCCCGGACACCGATGCAATGGGATGGAAGCGAAAATGCCGGATTTACAACGGGTACACCGTGGATCAAAGTGGACGAACGATATCCGTCGATTCATGTGGCCCAGCAGATGGCAGACCCGAATTCGATCTATTATCATTATCGCAAGCTGATTGCTCTGCGCAAACAGGTTGGTGTGCTGACCGACGGTCTGTATGAACGTTTGGACGATGCACACCCAGACGTATTCGCATATGCGCGGACCAATGGAAGCGAGACGCTGCTTGTGGTATCCAACTTCAGCAAGCGGGACGTAAAATTTGCTTTCTCTGAAGCCGTCTGGAATGACCACATTGCGGGTAAATCCGCAGAGCTGCTGATTGGCAATACGGAAGTATCGCCTGCACTTGAGCAAGAAATCTCCCTGAGCCCGTATTCATCCTATATGTGGCTTGTACCGCAACAGGACTAA
- a CDS encoding chemotaxis protein has product MTRVAVMVIHGLGMQKENYADTLISRLHKELDQVMVLPGAAKQMLDIEPVFWADVFEDREEALFQQLVSSQGLNYQVLRRFVIHYLADAVAYQPVENQGHNYDAVHYTLNRAMHALAQRNGPEAPLCIIAHSLGAVIASNFFYDLQYPSSRTPSIVDVTSALERGDTLTSFYSFGTTLPLWSLRYHDFSRPIQVPSPLAGQYFPGLEGEWINFYDRDDILGYPLRPIDPAYEAAVNEDVEINSGGVIGSWNPLSHGGYFSNGTMNRRIAQGLARTWTWVNRGSS; this is encoded by the coding sequence ATGACTCGTGTTGCGGTAATGGTCATTCATGGTCTGGGTATGCAAAAGGAAAATTATGCGGATACACTGATTTCGCGATTGCATAAGGAATTGGATCAGGTTATGGTGTTGCCGGGAGCAGCCAAACAGATGCTGGATATTGAGCCCGTATTTTGGGCTGACGTATTTGAGGATCGGGAAGAGGCGCTGTTTCAGCAGCTTGTCAGCTCTCAGGGATTGAACTATCAAGTGTTGCGTCGATTTGTTATACATTATCTGGCTGATGCCGTCGCGTATCAACCTGTGGAAAATCAAGGGCATAACTATGATGCGGTACATTATACGCTGAATCGGGCGATGCACGCACTTGCACAACGAAATGGGCCAGAAGCTCCACTCTGTATCATTGCACATAGTTTGGGAGCTGTGATTGCAAGTAATTTCTTCTATGATCTGCAATATCCGTCTAGTCGCACGCCCTCCATCGTGGATGTTACTTCCGCATTGGAACGGGGAGATACCTTAACGAGCTTTTATTCCTTTGGAACGACATTGCCATTATGGAGCTTACGGTATCATGATTTTAGCCGGCCGATTCAGGTACCTTCACCGTTGGCAGGGCAGTACTTTCCTGGGCTTGAAGGGGAATGGATTAACTTTTATGATCGGGATGATATTCTGGGTTACCCGCTGCGACCTATTGATCCGGCCTATGAGGCAGCGGTCAACGAAGACGTGGAAATTAACTCTGGCGGTGTAATTGGGAGCTGGAATCCGTTGAGTCATGGTGGATATTTCTCGAATGGAACCATGAATCGGAGAATTGCACAGGGTTTGGCTCGAACGTGGACGTGGGTGAATCGTGGATCAAGTTAA
- the dctA gene encoding C4-dicarboxylate transporter DctA produces MSFVKSLFFQIIVAVIIGIGVGILWPDLGSLLQPLGTGFIKLIKMIIAPLIFMVIVTGIAKIGDLKSVGRIGFKAILWFEIATTVALVLGLGTANLLRPGASMNVDPSTLDASGIEAKTNGSELPHVVDFIMNIIPTSVVDAFAQNALLQVLLVACLFGVALAATESKAKENVLTLIENVLGILFRIIGYIMKLAPIGAFGAMAYTVGAYGASTLSSFGLLIIACYGAALLFLVMLALAAWWITGLNFLQFVKYTRSEVMLAIGTGSSEVVMPRMMDKLTKAGCDRAVVGLVVPTGYSFNLDGASIYLSLATVFLAQAVGIDLTLGQEITILLVLMLSSKGMAGVPGSAFLALSATAAALNAFPVAAVALLLGADRFMDTMRVFTNLMGNCVAAFVVAKWEGLLDQKRMRAVLSGEISAEELEREEQASLSSVKLNKREQGKGMVSTDIL; encoded by the coding sequence ATGTCATTCGTGAAATCATTGTTTTTTCAAATTATTGTAGCGGTTATCATCGGGATTGGTGTAGGCATTTTGTGGCCTGATCTGGGTAGTCTGCTGCAGCCGCTCGGAACAGGTTTTATCAAGTTGATCAAAATGATCATTGCTCCATTAATCTTTATGGTTATCGTGACAGGCATTGCCAAAATCGGTGATCTGAAATCGGTTGGACGCATTGGATTCAAAGCCATTCTGTGGTTTGAAATCGCAACGACGGTTGCCCTCGTCCTTGGACTTGGCACAGCCAATCTGCTTCGTCCGGGTGCAAGCATGAATGTGGACCCCTCGACCCTTGATGCAAGTGGCATCGAAGCCAAAACCAATGGCTCTGAACTGCCACATGTGGTCGACTTTATTATGAATATTATTCCAACAAGTGTTGTAGATGCTTTTGCACAAAATGCATTGTTGCAAGTGCTGCTCGTTGCCTGTTTGTTTGGGGTAGCCTTGGCAGCAACGGAAAGTAAGGCGAAGGAGAATGTACTGACGTTGATTGAAAATGTATTGGGAATCTTGTTCCGCATTATTGGGTACATTATGAAACTGGCACCAATCGGAGCATTCGGCGCCATGGCGTACACGGTTGGAGCGTATGGGGCATCCACACTCTCCTCCTTCGGTTTGCTGATTATTGCCTGTTACGGAGCAGCGTTACTGTTTCTGGTGATGCTTGCACTGGCTGCCTGGTGGATCACAGGGCTGAACTTTCTGCAATTTGTAAAATATACACGTTCCGAAGTGATGCTTGCGATTGGTACAGGTTCCTCGGAAGTCGTTATGCCCCGCATGATGGACAAGTTGACCAAGGCAGGATGTGACCGTGCTGTCGTCGGTCTCGTTGTCCCGACAGGGTACTCGTTCAATCTGGACGGAGCCTCGATCTACCTATCGCTAGCGACGGTTTTTCTGGCTCAGGCGGTTGGCATTGATCTGACACTGGGACAAGAGATTACGATTTTACTGGTGTTAATGCTTAGCTCCAAAGGTATGGCGGGTGTACCTGGCTCCGCATTCCTTGCTCTGTCTGCTACAGCTGCAGCCCTGAATGCATTCCCAGTAGCGGCTGTTGCCTTACTGCTAGGTGCAGACCGCTTCATGGATACCATGAGAGTATTCACGAATTTGATGGGCAACTGTGTTGCGGCATTTGTCGTGGCGAAATGGGAAGGGCTGTTGGACCAAAAACGTATGCGGGCGGTGCTTTCCGGGGAGATTAGTGCAGAAGAGCTGGAGAGAGAAGAACAAGCATCCTTGTCCTCGGTGAAGTTGAACAAAAGGGAACAGGGAAAAGGAATGGTTTCAACGGACATACTGTAA
- a CDS encoding YkgJ family cysteine cluster protein, with protein MECRTGCAACCIAISISSPIPGMANGKPAGVRCVQLTEDNRCGIFGQKERPDVCSGLQASEEMCGSTDQEAFERLSWLEQETAPSSA; from the coding sequence ATGGAATGCAGGACAGGCTGTGCCGCATGCTGTATCGCGATTTCCATCTCATCGCCGATACCCGGGATGGCTAATGGCAAGCCCGCAGGTGTGCGCTGTGTACAGCTGACGGAGGACAATCGTTGCGGAATCTTTGGTCAGAAAGAGCGCCCCGATGTATGCAGCGGGTTGCAGGCTTCGGAAGAGATGTGTGGCAGCACGGACCAGGAGGCGTTTGAGCGATTGAGCTGGCTGGAGCAGGAAACTGCCCCGAGTTCAGCGTGA
- a CDS encoding AbrB family transcriptional regulator has translation MNQLPVLLRKEPIPVQGSSSVLLIAGSLGLSYILMRMFSLSAATSLLSMAPGGMDQMSIMAHEVNANLSVVSGYQLFRILFIFFIVSSLLKMILMHMLRKKGASTILRSSK, from the coding sequence ATGAATCAGCTCCCTGTCCTGCTTCGTAAAGAGCCAATCCCCGTCCAAGGATCAAGCAGTGTTCTCCTCATTGCAGGTTCGCTTGGCTTGAGCTATATATTAATGAGGATGTTCTCTCTCTCGGCCGCTACATCATTGTTGAGCATGGCACCTGGCGGAATGGATCAGATGAGCATCATGGCCCATGAAGTCAATGCCAACCTATCGGTGGTGTCCGGATATCAGTTGTTTCGCATCTTATTTATATTCTTTATCGTCTCTTCGCTCCTTAAGATGATTCTCATGCATATGTTGAGGAAAAAAGGGGCGAGCACCATTCTTCGGTCAAGTAAATAG
- a CDS encoding YoaK family protein, whose product MNQNTLQKYAMLLLCMSAGMVDVIGYLGLGHVLTANMTGNIVLLGIAIARAQELVVLRALLALIGFIAGNAIAAYMIGHVQTKNGWSSRVTSVFTVESILLLLFAIAMISPYSEQVSYLLIAMLATAMGMQTTAARRIGIAGISTTVLTNNLAAVVEDAVSILQRLRHANIRSLVKALSADAYLRAGAVVIYLGGVILAAMLFHHVPMMAVWIPVLIVGGVTLYARLYSRGTTKATSTDDI is encoded by the coding sequence ATGAATCAAAATACCCTCCAAAAGTACGCAATGCTGCTGTTATGCATGTCTGCCGGAATGGTTGATGTGATCGGATACCTGGGACTAGGGCATGTGCTTACAGCCAATATGACGGGTAATATTGTGCTACTGGGGATCGCGATTGCCCGTGCTCAGGAATTGGTTGTGCTGCGTGCACTCCTTGCCCTCATTGGTTTTATTGCCGGTAATGCCATTGCGGCATACATGATCGGACATGTGCAGACGAAAAATGGCTGGTCTTCCCGGGTCACATCTGTGTTCACTGTAGAAAGTATATTGCTTCTGCTCTTTGCCATCGCTATGATCAGTCCTTATTCGGAACAAGTATCCTATTTGCTGATTGCTATGCTGGCCACCGCCATGGGGATGCAAACGACTGCGGCACGCCGCATTGGGATTGCCGGTATCTCAACGACCGTGCTTACCAATAATCTGGCCGCCGTGGTTGAGGATGCGGTAAGCATCCTTCAGCGACTGCGACACGCCAATATCCGCTCGCTGGTCAAAGCGCTATCAGCAGATGCATACCTTCGCGCAGGTGCCGTTGTGATCTATTTGGGCGGCGTTATTCTAGCTGCGATGTTGTTCCACCACGTACCCATGATGGCAGTCTGGATACCTGTTCTGATCGTTGGAGGAGTCACCCTGTACGCACGGTTATACTCCAGAGGAACGACCAAAGCAACGTCGACGGATGACATTTAA
- a CDS encoding MFS transporter, giving the protein MRLLQQIHAEIRGWSRNIQLFFLASILYQIGNGMFSVLYNLYIQGLGYNDTMNGQIVSIQSLATAIMFVPIGLCGDFFSRKRLLITGALFSGIFLISRSFDYSASGLIWFAVFSGLFAGVFQVLAIPFLAENVKKSQRLKMFSYYSCLVLASQVLGSLGGGIFADLLHTAGLAKVTGLQTVLFVGGAATLVAFIPMLFVSEDKKAPQADTPAQPVIESATSATDGKQDVVHSAVQGSKNVTLSQKKDSRLIGQFVITQLLIGFGSGLVVPYLNLYFTNRFSVSLSAMSLLISLGQIMTIVSMLIGPTLAAKVGSVRAVVIFQVMSLPFLLLTGFTNLLLIASVSFLFRQALMNAANPIQSAILVDRVSDKRRGIANSLMQTAFMIGWATMGPVQSYLVTTYGTYWGYAITFSITGSLYVISSLMYYMMFKEPKTSARVLAANR; this is encoded by the coding sequence TTGAGACTTCTACAACAGATTCATGCTGAAATTCGGGGCTGGTCCCGCAATATTCAATTGTTTTTTCTGGCAAGCATCTTGTATCAGATCGGAAATGGCATGTTCTCTGTCTTGTACAATCTGTACATTCAGGGTCTCGGCTACAATGATACAATGAACGGCCAGATTGTAAGTATTCAATCACTTGCGACAGCGATTATGTTTGTTCCCATCGGACTATGCGGCGATTTCTTCAGCCGTAAGCGGCTGCTGATTACCGGCGCCTTGTTCAGCGGAATATTTCTGATTAGCCGTTCCTTCGATTATTCTGCCAGCGGACTGATCTGGTTTGCTGTATTTTCAGGACTTTTCGCTGGCGTATTTCAGGTACTGGCCATTCCCTTCCTCGCTGAGAATGTGAAAAAAAGTCAACGACTGAAGATGTTCAGCTATTACTCCTGCCTCGTACTCGCTTCTCAGGTACTCGGCAGCTTGGGTGGTGGCATATTTGCAGACCTGCTTCATACGGCTGGCCTTGCCAAAGTCACTGGTTTGCAAACGGTATTGTTCGTAGGTGGGGCAGCTACACTGGTTGCGTTTATTCCGATGTTGTTTGTATCCGAGGATAAGAAGGCACCACAAGCGGATACTCCGGCGCAACCTGTCATTGAATCTGCAACATCTGCAACGGATGGCAAACAGGATGTCGTTCATTCCGCAGTACAAGGCAGCAAGAACGTTACTCTTAGCCAAAAGAAAGATTCCCGTTTGATCGGTCAATTTGTCATAACCCAATTATTAATCGGGTTTGGTTCTGGACTGGTTGTGCCTTATTTGAATCTGTATTTCACCAACCGTTTTTCGGTATCCTTAAGTGCTATGAGTCTGCTCATTTCATTGGGTCAGATCATGACCATTGTATCGATGCTGATTGGACCTACACTTGCGGCCAAGGTGGGAAGTGTTCGAGCTGTCGTCATCTTCCAGGTTATGTCACTGCCCTTCCTGCTGCTGACTGGATTTACGAATCTACTGCTCATCGCTTCAGTGAGTTTCTTATTCAGACAAGCGCTGATGAATGCAGCCAATCCGATTCAATCCGCCATTCTGGTAGACAGAGTATCAGACAAACGCCGTGGAATCGCCAATTCACTGATGCAGACCGCCTTTATGATTGGATGGGCCACCATGGGACCCGTGCAATCCTACCTCGTGACGACTTATGGCACGTATTGGGGTTACGCGATCACGTTCAGCATTACAGGCAGTTTATACGTAATTTCATCGCTGATGTACTATATGATGTTCAAAGAACCGAAGACATCTGCCCGTGTTCTTGCCGCGAACAGATAA
- a CDS encoding LysR family transcriptional regulator: MNLHGLRLFHAIVRYGGVTRAAEELNISQPAVSSQVKKFERELGIQLFASEGRRLVLTDAGMQLTGYAERLFMLEQDVENFVQDFRAGKKGMIRLTATYLPSNFLLPGWIARFKQMHEDVELVVSTTNTRMAFDQLLRYEAEIAVYGGSGITHSGVHWDELFEDEMWFVVHPDHPYAEKEIELREMVAEPFIMREEGSATRERLVSLCTTNNLAAPRIALQFNGLNETISAVKAGYGANFISSLVVKEDVQQGRLARVFVRGVQLKNTVAVCTRAGEVLSPAAQHLVELIRQEASLMK, translated from the coding sequence TTGAATTTGCACGGATTACGATTGTTTCATGCCATCGTGAGATATGGAGGAGTCACGCGTGCGGCGGAAGAACTCAACATTAGCCAGCCAGCGGTATCCTCTCAGGTGAAGAAGTTTGAGCGGGAATTGGGCATTCAACTATTTGCTTCGGAGGGGAGAAGACTGGTTCTTACCGATGCTGGAATGCAATTAACAGGCTACGCGGAACGTCTGTTCATGCTGGAGCAGGATGTCGAGAACTTTGTGCAGGATTTTCGTGCAGGCAAGAAAGGGATGATTCGTCTTACCGCAACCTATTTGCCCTCGAATTTTCTGCTTCCGGGCTGGATTGCCCGTTTCAAGCAAATGCACGAGGATGTGGAGCTGGTTGTGAGCACAACCAATACTCGGATGGCTTTTGACCAACTGCTGCGTTATGAGGCCGAGATTGCGGTTTATGGTGGAAGTGGCATTACACATTCAGGTGTTCATTGGGACGAATTGTTTGAAGATGAAATGTGGTTTGTGGTACATCCCGATCATCCCTATGCGGAAAAGGAAATTGAGCTTCGGGAGATGGTGGCAGAGCCTTTCATTATGCGTGAAGAAGGCAGCGCTACACGGGAGCGTCTGGTCTCTCTTTGCACAACAAATAACCTGGCCGCTCCCCGCATTGCGCTTCAGTTCAATGGGTTGAACGAAACGATTAGTGCGGTGAAGGCAGGTTATGGAGCCAACTTTATTTCTTCTCTGGTCGTAAAGGAAGATGTACAACAGGGCAGGTTGGCACGTGTATTCGTTCGAGGTGTACAGTTGAAAAACACCGTAGCCGTCTGTACACGAGCAGGGGAAGTGTTATCTCCTGCTGCACAGCATCTGGTTGAACTCATCAGACAGGAAGCATCATTAATGAAATGA
- the treP gene encoding PTS system trehalose-specific EIIBC component has translation MAIDKKQVEEIVRAVGGKDNIEAATHCVTRLRFALYDESKVDTESLEQNDLVKGQFSSQGQFQVVIGPGLVDKVYDEMIQITGGERASKDDVKAVAGKKQNPIQRAIKTLSDIFIPILPAIITAGLLLGINNILTGPGIFFDGKSLVDVYPAWKDLASIINTIASTAFTFLPALIGWSAVTRFGGSPLLGIVLGLILVHPDLLSAYGYANAVNEGTVPTWNLFGWHIEKIGYQGQVLPVLVSAYLLAKLEIFLNKRVHDSIKLLVVAPVTLLITGFLAFTIIGPVTFAIANGITSGLIYIYDSYAALGGLIYGGLYALLVITGMHHTFLAVDVQLIGSQGGTFLWPMLALSNIAQGSAALAMMLVLREKKMRGLAATSSVSAFLGVTEPAIFGVNIRYRYPFIFGMVGSAIGGVLLTMNNVQATSIGVGGVPGFLSIFPNKWGVFFIGMAIVLVVPFVLTVIFGRAKLRKEDRNADQATVAGGQTPTAKSASSTTTTNAVAEPRTRSIAQVADEPVNTLEIMAPLTGIAVPLEQVPDPAFAEKQMGEGVAIEPSGNQVVAPFDAQVAHVIKSKHAVILEHASGLQILIHVGINTVSLKGEGFNMHVETGEKVRAGQTLLEFDRKVIEAAGYPLITPIIIPDGQDMVDRVEVTTGDVTSNQNGVLKVHLKG, from the coding sequence ATGGCAATTGATAAAAAACAGGTTGAGGAGATCGTTCGCGCGGTCGGCGGCAAAGATAATATTGAAGCTGCAACGCATTGTGTCACACGCCTCCGGTTCGCCCTATACGACGAAAGTAAAGTAGATACGGAAAGTCTGGAACAGAACGATCTGGTCAAAGGCCAGTTCTCCTCACAAGGACAATTCCAGGTGGTCATCGGACCTGGGCTTGTGGATAAAGTGTATGATGAAATGATTCAGATTACCGGGGGCGAACGTGCTTCCAAGGATGACGTGAAGGCTGTTGCGGGTAAAAAGCAAAACCCGATTCAGCGTGCGATCAAAACGCTATCGGACATTTTCATCCCGATCCTGCCAGCCATCATCACGGCCGGTCTCTTGCTCGGTATTAATAACATTCTGACAGGACCAGGCATATTCTTTGATGGAAAATCACTGGTGGATGTATATCCGGCATGGAAGGATCTCGCATCTATTATTAATACCATTGCGAGCACAGCCTTTACCTTCCTGCCTGCGTTAATTGGTTGGTCCGCTGTAACAAGGTTCGGCGGCAGTCCGTTGCTCGGGATTGTACTTGGTCTGATCCTGGTTCATCCCGATCTGCTGAGTGCTTATGGCTACGCCAATGCAGTCAACGAAGGCACCGTGCCTACGTGGAATCTGTTCGGCTGGCATATTGAGAAGATCGGTTATCAGGGGCAGGTTCTGCCGGTATTGGTATCCGCATATCTGCTTGCTAAGCTGGAGATTTTCCTGAACAAAAGGGTGCATGATTCGATCAAACTGCTTGTAGTTGCACCTGTCACTTTATTGATTACCGGATTCCTAGCATTTACAATCATTGGTCCAGTTACATTTGCCATTGCGAATGGAATTACATCCGGCTTGATCTATATTTACGATTCATATGCGGCTCTGGGCGGTCTGATCTACGGTGGACTGTACGCATTGCTCGTTATTACAGGAATGCACCATACGTTCCTAGCGGTAGACGTACAGCTGATTGGTAGCCAAGGCGGAACGTTCCTGTGGCCGATGCTGGCACTGTCCAATATCGCGCAAGGTTCTGCCGCACTTGCTATGATGCTCGTGCTTCGTGAGAAGAAAATGAGAGGACTTGCGGCAACTTCATCCGTTTCAGCCTTCCTCGGGGTAACCGAGCCGGCGATCTTCGGGGTGAATATCCGTTATCGTTATCCGTTTATCTTCGGTATGGTCGGTTCTGCGATCGGCGGTGTACTGCTTACGATGAATAATGTTCAGGCAACCTCTATCGGTGTAGGTGGCGTACCTGGATTCTTGTCCATTTTCCCGAACAAATGGGGAGTATTCTTCATCGGTATGGCGATTGTACTGGTTGTTCCGTTCGTATTGACTGTTATTTTCGGAAGAGCGAAGTTGAGAAAAGAAGACCGCAACGCAGATCAAGCTACTGTAGCTGGTGGTCAAACACCTACAGCGAAATCAGCTTCTAGCACAACTACAACAAATGCAGTTGCAGAGCCACGCACACGCAGTATTGCTCAGGTGGCGGATGAGCCTGTGAATACACTGGAAATCATGGCACCATTAACTGGTATAGCTGTTCCGCTTGAACAAGTACCTGATCCGGCGTTTGCGGAAAAACAAATGGGTGAAGGGGTTGCCATTGAACCTTCTGGCAATCAGGTTGTTGCCCCGTTTGATGCTCAGGTTGCCCATGTCATCAAGAGCAAACATGCTGTCATTCTTGAGCACGCGAGTGGCTTGCAGATTCTGATTCATGTCGGAATTAATACGGTATCGCTCAAAGGCGAAGGTTTTAACATGCATGTTGAAACTGGAGAGAAGGTAAGAGCCGGGCAAACGTTGCTTGAATTCGACCGTAAAGTGATTGAAGCTGCGGGATATCCGCTCATTACGCCAATCATTATTCCGGACGGTCAGGACATGGTTGATCGGGTGGAGGTCACTACAGGTGATGTTACATCCAATCAGAACGGTGTGCTTAAGGTACATCTGAAAGGTTAA